The proteins below are encoded in one region of Engystomops pustulosus chromosome 8, aEngPut4.maternal, whole genome shotgun sequence:
- the LOC140075315 gene encoding gamma-crystallin 2: MGKIIFYEDRNFQGRCYECSGDCADLHSYFSRCNSIRVDNGCWMLYERPNYLGHQYFLKKGEYPDYQQWMGFSDSIRSCRVIPQQRGPHKLRIYEKEDFRGQMLEVLEDCTSVSDLFKNEIKSCNVLDGHWIFYEQLNYRGKQYFMKPGEYRRFSDLGSLNARVSSFRRVMENC; this comes from the exons ATGGGAAAG ATCATCTTCTATGAGGACAGGAACTTCCAGGGCCGCTGCTATGAGTGCAGTGGTGACTGTGCTGACCTCCATTCCTACTTCAGCCGCTGTAATTCCATCCGAGTAGATAATGGCTGCTGGATGCTGTATGAGCGTCCCAACTATCTGGGTCATCAATATTTTCTTAAGAAAGGAGAATATCCTGACTATCAGCAGTGGATGGGATTCAGTGACTCCATAAGGTCCTGCCGAGTTATACCACAG CAAAGAGGACCCCACAAACTGAGGATTTATGAGAAAGAAGATTTTAGAGGTCAAATGTTGGAAGTTTTAGAAGACTGTACTTCTGTCTCTGACCTCTTTAAGAATGAGATCAAATCTTGTAATGTGCTTGACGGTCACTGGATCTTTTACGAGCAGCTCAATTACCGGGGAAAACAATATTTTATGAAGCCTGGAGAGTACAGGCGTTTCAGTGATTTGGGATCCCTCAATGCAAGAGTGAGTTCCTTCAGAAGAGTTATGGAAAACTGCTAA